In Fulvia fulva chromosome 8, complete sequence, the DNA window CGTATCTGGTGGAGAGGATGCAATGGTAAGGCGAGGTGAGGATTCCTGCTCGCAAGCTTTAGTCTCAGTGTCTGTGAGCACGGTCTGTTTGGGAGATAAGCCGCGACTACACTGGACAGTGCTGTGCAGGTGAGGGATGCAGCAACGTGTGTGGCGTCTGGACCTTTGCCGAAGCGGCGGATCCCGTCGAGATTCAACTGGTGTTGTCAACAATCTGTTGATGGCTGCTTCTTCGACACTTTGCTGAGCTGATGTCCATTTGGTGACGTTGCACCGCACGACTCAGCCTCAATGCTGGATAAGGTAGTGCTGCACTTACAAGTCCAAGGGTCCAGCCAGACATGCACGTTTGTTATTTGTTGCTCTCTCCTGCCACGCTTATGACCACTCATCTCCTGGACCTTCCCTGTCGCTGTCATCACAAGCGACCGCTCGCCATCGAGTTGCCCGGCCACCTGATCGGTCACTGCGAGAGCGTCTCTACGCGACGGCGACGGCCAAGCGCACCACGTCCACTGCAGCCGTCTGAAGGCGAGGAGGCGATCCGACAACTCCGCTTTGTCGCGGCGGCTCACTTCCCCCTGAAACTCGCAGACACGACAGGCTCGCCCGCTCAGGCGTGAAACAAGCTCGCAGCCCGGTGCGACTCTGTGCTTTGACTCCGAAGCCAATCGCCACGATGCTCGGACATCCGGACTGCAGATGTGAAGTCTGCACTCTGCAGCGACTTCATCGCTCCTGCTCAGCCTGCACTTGTTTTCGGGTCAGCGAGCTTAGCAGCGCGATGCAACACCAGGCAGGGAGATTAGAGAAGCGCAGCTATTCCTGTCACCACCGGTCATGTACTGCATCTAGACGGCATGGTGAGACCTGATGTCGAAGCACAGGTAAAGTATCACTTTTTATCTACCAAAGCGTACACTCATAAAGTCATGTCTATCTTACAAGCTTTTCGTCTCCCGTAGACTCCTTCCAGCTCATGACGGCTTGTACGATCAACGCCTAGCAGCTCCTGGGACTGTTACATGCCTTTGCGTTCTTGCGCATATTTCGACGCAGGCCATCGCGGTCGGGCATCACGCCAAATCTGGCCCATCGCTGTATTGCTGCTGAGTGATCTCATACACAGCACCAGCAACCAGAGCCAAAACCAGCAACACCACAATCACCCAAGGCCACCACCATCCAATAGGCTCCCGCTCTCTCTGGCCACCACTCCTCGATCGCCGCACTCCGAATCTGGCAAGCATGCTATTGAAACTGCTCGACTGCTCGCTGCCAGCATCTGAATATGCCTGCCTGAACACCCACTGCCTGTCCCGAGCGTCAAAGGCCATGTATGTGGGCATCGGCTGGTCTTTGTCGATTAGGAGGGGTCGCCGCAAAGTCTGCGCTTCCACGTCTTGCGCCCAGGTCTCGATACGCTGCAACTTTCGCCGTTCAGACCTCGAGAACATCGCATGGTTATGATGGCGTGGCGCTGCGGCGAACTCGGCGGCGAAGGGGTCGGGTTCCAGGTTGTGAGACTGACGCCTGAAAGGAGGCAGTCGGTCACCATCATGATAGGGTGTTTCTGCGGCTTTGCTGTTCGGTTCAGGATGCGTCCTCGGTTCCTGTTCTTGACCGCGTCCCTGATGCAGAGCATGGTGATCGCCATCGTGGCTCTCGCTGCTTTCGCTGGACGATGATGACCACCCCGAGAAAATGCTGCGTGGAGTTCGCTTGTCTCTCGGCGTTTTGGAAGACATACTAAAGTCGAGGTAGCTTCCGAGGATGGCGGATCTGTCGCCATGTTGGACCTCGATCATATCCATGGTATGGCTCATGGTTGCTGAAATGGCAGTAGTGATGGCTGTATCCTGGTCGCCACTGGCAGTATTCTTTCTCCCACAAGTTATGTCGTGAATCCGTGCTAAATGCATCCAGTCTCGCTTCAAGCTCGTGAATCTCGAAACCACAACTCCAGCACATGCAAAGAATAGAACTCCAAAATCAACACACCACATTCCCCACCTCAATCACGCGGCCTCCAGCCCACATATGAACAGTGAGTGGTGTGGTCGCGTGCCTAGCCACCCAGCACGTGGCCACCACAATCCTACCGTCCGCCCGCCCGCCATGGATAGGCGTGTGCCGATTGATGCCGAAAGCAATCAATAAGCGAGGCGTTCTCGCGCGCCCCTGTGTATCTGCAAGAATCCTTGCTAGTCACCTCGATATCAAAGTCATGTCTGGCGTTCCTGCTTTCGAGTGGAGCGGGAACCTCTTCGGCCCGTCTTTATCATTGAAGATCTCCACTGGAGTAGTACAAATGCCCGGAGTACAGACCGAGGAGCGAGCGCATACCGCACACTTTACAGCTCAGCTGATGATCTTGCTGATGTGACTGTACCTCAACTCTCACAAGCCAACATGAGAATGTCCCGAAAGGATCTAAAGTGCAATGTTCTCACCATTGCAACAATATACAAAGATTCTGCCTCTGCCTCAAAGGACTTGTTCGCGCTGTGCTGTGCTTCGCGCGCACGCCATGCATGAGGGTGGGGACAGCGCCCGCCCGCCGCGAACGCCAAAGGCGAACTGTGCCACATGGTTGGGATGCCTGTCCCATGTCCAGACTCTCCCATTAACCTCAAAGCCCAATAGTGCAATGATCAAAAACAAATGGGTATCCAGACCTCAATGTCCACCTAATCGAAAGAACGCCTAAATTTGCTGCAATAATGTGTGGAGCTGCGCTTCGCTGGCTTGCCCCGATGTCGTGTGTCGTGCTTGGTCGTAGCGTCGTGCGCCTCAGTGTGCGCTGCTGTATGCGCTTGCTTAGAGGGCAGCATTGATTGCTGGCGTATGCTCCCGTGCTCAGTGAGCGATGGTAAGCTCGCTAGCTGCCCTTAAATCATAAGAGCGGTATACCATAGACACCGTGGTAAGTCATCTGGAAGACGCCTGTAACATGGTTCGCATAGTGCCTCCTTGGTGCAGAGCATGCGTCGAGCCGTGTATGAGCCAGCAGGTGTGTCGAAAGATCGATCTCCAATCTTCTCTCACTCAATCAATGGCTTCCGCTGGCCTTGTTGCATACATATGCCCAGTGCTCGTAGAGCATTTGGGTCGTTCGCCTTGATGATCATCGCAGCGGGCAGCATCGGGTTGTCAGCAGATATATGAGCTGCATCCTTTGCTGCTTGTTCGATGGCTTCCATTTCTTCCTTACATCCAGCATGGTCGAATGGACAAACGACAATCGGTTGCCGTAGAAGGATATCTCGTGCTGATGATAGCTTGGCCTGGTACAAGGTCAGCAAGCGCGAAAGTAATGGTTAGCACAATCACTCACCCTGACTGTAAGATAGTACTCGATCTTGTACAGCGTGCCAGTCGTCGTGAAGCTGCTAACAGCATACATTGGGTACTCCTTCTTCGGCCGCGGTAGAACGCCTTCATTATCTCGTAGCTCTCGGGCAGGAAACACCAGACCAAGATTCGTAAAGTATCCAGCTTCCGGCATCTTCACACCAACAGACTGCTGATGCTTCGCCAAGGTCTTGACTTTTCTGCTCGGCTCATCACCCTCCGGGTTGAAGATGATCTCTTCGTCTATGCCGACTGTGATGCTTTGTATCGTAACTCGCTTGGCCTTGCTCAGCCAGTCTGGGTTCGGACTAAGCTTGATGTACACCGACACAGGATCCAGCGGTCCATAGCTCCACCTCGGTAAGCTGATGCCCAATGTTACCAAATGGTCTGCCACCTGTTCTGCACTTTCCGGTCGGTTGTACATGCCGAATGTGCTGAGCGTATCGTATCGTGATATGGGCACGGGAAATGGGTACTTCCTCTGTTCCTGGTGTCCTTGCTGTACTGTTACCACGATCTCGTAGAATGTCTCCGCTGCGCGTTTGTCCAGTTGTAAAGATGCAGGCGGTACTTTTCTCGCGATCTCCTCTCCTCCTCTGCCGTAGGGTATGAATATGACGAACGGTAGGTCCATGCACATGACTGGCTCGAACTCTTTCCCGGGCGGACATCGAAACAAGAGCATCTCCTTGCCCACAATATCTGTGATCTCCTTCCGCGACGATGATACCGCTGATCGAAGCACTGAGTCCGCATTGGCGAGGATCGATTCGCGACGCTGTAGTGAGACAGTGACAAGGGAGACGTTCACTGGCGCTGTCCACCCTATTGCTGGCCGGATCTCGACCTTGCCTTCTATCCGTGGCTGTTTGAAGACTTGGTCAGCATGATGCTCTTCGCAAAGACAGCTTGACTATCTCTCTGCCGCGCTCACGTCACTCACTAATGTCGCCGATATGCCTGGATAGCCCACGAGGAAGTTGCTATTGGGTGGGCCCGTCACCCTCACCATGGCAGCCATGCCTGCTGATGTGCGCGCCTAGGCGTATTGTATGTGACTTTGTTGTCGGCATAGGAGCTACGCCATGTAGACACCCAGCCCAGTCCAGCTGTGGATGCGCCGCCTCCACCTCGATGGGTTGTGTTATGATTCGTGTGGCGCTGGGCTTAACAAAAAACGCAAGATCTCGAGGCGCTAGAGTCGCACGTATGTGGGCGTCGTCGTGTGCGAACCAGCGCAGCGAATGGTCTGATGGGCGCGAGGCAAGCTTGGTGTATCGTGAGGTGCGAGGGGGATTGGTCGCTGACTGTCAAAGCATGCACGTTTGGGGCTCGAGCATGGCAATGCGCTATAACACTGTAGTTCGGGTAGAGATGGGCGCTGAGCTTGAAGAGTTTGCTTGTTGGCAGATGTCGTCTGAAGCACAACGTGACGGTCCAGACTGTTGGTGATGTGGTGCAAGGCTGCTGGCTCTGCGACCCCGGCTAGGCGTGGAGATCCCGCCGCCGAGAACCTTGTCTGCCTTAACAGCACTTGCGCGACGAGCTCATCGTCACCTTAGGTTTCCGAGCACAAGTCAGCTGGAGCCTTCAGCCAGTGAGACGCTGCCCGCAATTGTCCGGCCCGGCTGACTCTGACTCCATCTTGCAGAAGATACCGAGCTGGTGGGCCTGGAAGACTAGGTTCTGTCTCACGCTGCATCAGCCTGAGGAAGAGGTAGGCGCGAACGTGGTGTGACAGTATCGCAAATTCCGTCCGATCATGTCGGTCACGCTACACACCAACCTGGGCGACATCAAGCTTGAGCTGTTCTGCCAGGCGTGTCCGAAGACGACGTATAACTTTCTTGCGTTGTGCGCCAGCGGAGGATATGATGGGTCGCCTTTTCACCGCTTGATCCCAAACTTCATGGTGCAAGGAGGAAGCCCTGCATCAGGCAGCACGAAAGAGTCAAAATCTGTGTATGGAGAACTGTTCGAAGATGAGATCAAGCCATCTCTCAAGCACCATGCACGAGGCATCGTGAGCAGTGCAAACAAGGGGCCCGGGACGAATGGCAGTCAGTTCTTCATTACGCTCGCTGCAGCGCCACATCTGGACGGCAAGAACACCGCGTTCGGCAGGGTGCTGGAGGGCTGGGATGTGCTGGATAAGATGGAGGAGATCACGGTGGACAAGAAGAACAGACCCCAGGAGGCTATCAAGATCGAGACAGTACAGATACACGCAAATCCCCTGGCAGATGAGCGATGAAACTATGGGTACCTCTTGAAGGATTCAGCGACATCAGTTGGTGCACGGCGTGGGCACTCGAGGAAGCCTTTGAGATAGCAAGAACTGCCGAATCATGCAATTACTGCAATAGCATACGCATTGCTGCGCGGACGTACATGTCAAGTCACGGGCACGCGCTGCCGAGAGCTCCTTCTCGGAGTACTTGTGGTATGGAGAATTGCAGCAGTAGACGATGCTCAGGGGCGCTCCGTCTCAAGCTGAAAGATCGGATAGGAAGCAGGCGGTGGACGAAATGGACGAACCCCACGGCTCGATGGCGGGCCAACCAAAGATAGAGATGCGCCCTCACGCAAATGTGAAGTGGAGTGATCAAGAGAAGTAGAGTTCCAATTGTCTCTCAATCGTTCATTGTGTAAGGTGAAGTCGCTCGGTCAATCCTGGAACGCCACTCCAACGGCTTCCAGCTCACTTCCAAAGCACCCCTCTCCTCACACGCTCCTTTCCTGCCTTCAGAGAAACATCGCTGCGCCGACGCACCTTGACACACTTTAACGTCAACACATCCAACAGCACGGATCGGACAACCATGTCGGATCTGTGCCACAACTGCGGTGACTGCCACCTCGGCGCGCATGCCATCAAGTGCAGGAAGGAGCTACGGGAGTGCATCATCTGCCGCGCCTTGGGCCACACCTACAACTTCTGCCCGCGCAGCGTACATCAATTGGATGAGAAGTACAGCGTAAGTCATACCCCTACCAAGGTGTCCGTCGTTCCGCCTGATATGGCTGACGCCTGGCCAGTACTTTATGCTCTGTCATAACTGCGACTCCTGGCACCTCCCGAAGCCATGCGAGGAGGAGCTGAGGCACTGCGAGCGTTGCCAGCAGTATGGCCACATGGTCTTCTTCTGTCCCATCGATCCAGAGCCTCGCGCCAGGACAGACGAGCAGGTGGGCGCAAAGCGTCAGCGCAACCAAAACAGTGGTCGCGATATGGTTCAGCCTCGCGTCGCTCCAGCCAGCGAGGTCGAACAGGTACACCCACAGCTCTTGCGCGACATCAAGCTCTATGCGGTCAAGGAGGCGTTCCACTTGCTCGAGCAGCACAGCGAGACCGATGTGCTCACATACTT includes these proteins:
- a CDS encoding Peptidyl-prolyl cis-trans isomerase-like 3, which encodes MSVTLHTNLGDIKLELFCQACPKTTYNFLALCASGGYDGSPFHRLIPNFMVQGGSPASGSTKESKSVYGELFEDEIKPSLKHHARGIVSSANKGPGTNGSQFFITLAAAPHLDGKNTAFGRVLEGWDVLDKMEEITVDKKNRPQEAIKIETVQIHANPLADER
- a CDS encoding Arrestin family protein 1; the encoded protein is MAAMVRVTGPPNSNFLVGYPGISATLPRIEGKVEIRPAIGWTAPVNVSLVTVSLQRRESILANADSVLRSAVSSSRKEITDIVGKEMLLFRCPPGKEFEPVMCMDLPFVIFIPYGRGGEEIARKVPPASLQLDKRAAETFYEIVVTVQQGHQEQRKYPFPVPISRYDTLSTFGMYNRPESAEQVADHLVTLGISLPRWSYGPLDPVSVYIKLSPNPDWLSKAKRVTIQSITVGIDEEIIFNPEGDEPSRKVKTLAKHQQSVGVKMPEAGYFTNLGLVFPARELRDNEGVLPRPKKEYPMYAVSSFTTTGTLYKIEYYLTVRAKLSSARDILLRQPIVVCPFDHAGCKEEMEAIEQAAKDAAHISADNPMLPAAMIIKANDPNALRALGICMQQGQRKPLIE